In Armatimonadota bacterium, the sequence AGCCAATGGACCCGCCTGCGCCGGTTATCAAGACCCGCGCGCCGGTTATGCATTCATCGATACTATCCAGATTGATTTTTACTGGTGGACGTCGCAGCAGATCATCGACACTGATCTCCTCCATACGCACTGGCGCCTTGCCGTTAAGGACTTCATCCATGCCCGGGATTATCTTCACAGGGACTTTTTTCTTGCGGCAGGCCATTACATATTCGCGTATCTTGGACCCGCTTGCGCCCGGCATTGCAATCAGGACTTCATCAACGGAGCGCTCTTCGAGCATGCGGTGCAGGTGCTTCAATGGACCAAGCACACGCGCTTTTCTGATATATAGTCCCCTTCTTTCAGGGCGGTCGTCCAGAAAGCCGACTACATCATACTGGACGCTGACTTCATCTCTGAGCGCGTTAAATAATCTTGCTCCTGCCGGTCCGCCGCCGAGTATGACCACCCTGCGTGGGCGGGTATCCTGAGGGATAACCTGAAACATGCCCCTGCCGTAATTGGCGCTGAGGCTGGCCATACGAAGCAGCACCCTCACGGTGCCCACCAGAGCAATACTTATCATCCAAAAGATTACAATTACCGAAAGCGGAAATATTTTTCCGTCAAATGCATATTGCACGCCCAGCATTGCGACAAGCCCGACAGTATTTGCTCCTACAACACTGGATATAGTCTCGATACTGGCAAAACGCCAGGCATACTTATATAGCCGGAAAGCATGAAAAGTCAGGGAGTAAAAGCACAGGACTAGAACAAAGCAAGCAGGGTGCCCGTCAAAGAGCTTACCGATCACCTGCGAAAAGCTGAGGGTGTCGTAACGAAGCCAAAGCGACAGGATTAACGCCGCACTTAGAGCCAGCAGATCGCCACAAATCAGCATCAGTAGTCCTGCACGAGAACGAATGCGTCGAAATACACGAGCTGTTGCTTCGTTCATCCTAGCTACTGCTCCCCCCTACCCCTTAATCTTTGTGGCGATAAGGCGCGCCATTTGCATGCCAAGTAACGGCCAAATACGGACATCTTCCTTGAGACCGCTTGCCCGACAGACATATCTGGTATTCTAGCACCATGATTTCCGGATTGTCAATACGAAAGCAAGCTTGAAACCGATATCTGATATCGATTCAATCCGCAGTCAATCGGGCCTGCATAAAGGTTTTTGTGTAGTTCTCAATCTTTATACCGAGTCTTTTGCCCGCAGCGCTGTTTTCAATCAGCGCCGGCAGGTCTTCTTTGTAATCAGACTTTATATAAAGGTTGAGTTCCAAAACGCCATTGGTATAACGTCTGCGCTTGAGTTGAGTCACCCCCGGCAGATCACGCATCGCATCCTCTAGGCGTTTCGCAGCCATGATACCCTTGAAACCCTTGATTTTCACGCTTATAAACGGCATCATATCGGCTGGAGCCACTAAGAGGTCCTCCGCGAATATGGCGCCGATCCTGGCTCCGACTTTATTGAGCCCCGCCTCCGCGGACAGGCTCTTCGTCTGGTCGAGACCGTCGGCGGATGCGCTGGTCGAGGTTAGCAGTTCTCCCGTATCGGTATAATATGCCTTTGCATCCATGCGACCCCGACTGCGATAGAGTGTCACCCCGCCGTAATCGTCCTGATCGACATAATCGGCTTGCGCCCGGCCGGTCACCAGTATGTCTACATCAAACTCGCCGCCCAGGGCTCGCAGGGAGTCCCCGTCGCCATTGGCTGCGCGAGCAGCAGAGGCGTCTTTCTCAAGGCGCTTTCGCCGGTTTTCGTCGATCACGCTGAAACCCGCCGAAACCAATTGCTGGCTGATCGCGGATTCGACGGTCGAATCGGACACAAGCACACCAACCCGCCACTGCCGAGTGAGCCCGAGCGCTTTCAGCCGCTCAGCCAAAGGCCGGTTACTGACTGTCGCTTTTATACGGACTTTATACAGCCCATCTGCCGTTGACGACGAAAGCACCTGATCGCAGGTAGCGAAACCGCTCGGCTTGAGAAGTATGTCGTCGCGCACGACAGTGTAGTTCCGGCCGACCGTCACCGAGTCTATGTATGTTCCAAGCCCTTTCATTATGGCGTTTCGCATAGCGTCGGCAATGGCCTTCTCTCTGGCGTTCGGCAAATCGGCAGGCGCTTCGCCGTCGGCCACAACGGTCGCGGTCCCCGCAGGGTGTTTTTCAGTCGGTTCGCAGCGCACTGCGCAACATATTAACATCCCTAGCATGACAAAGCAGAGCAAGCGTCTCATGGAGCACTCACGCTCCCTTCAGCCACCACGTCAAATGTATCCATCGGCAGTATTGCGCGCGCTAAGAGATCACCGACCGCATCGGCGCAGGCATTGCCGAACGCTTCGGAAGCAACAGTCTGATCAAGAATATACGTTGTCGACTGCGGCGCGCTTGGCAAAGACGGCTGGTTTTGTTCACCCTGGACCTTTACATGATCCGACCAGTAGACGCCGCTTCGCGACCCGACACCGCCGAGAGGGCATGAAAAAATCACCTTGCCCGCACAGTCGGATTCGAGCTCGCCGATATCATAAATCCTGAGGTTGCCGGAAACTCGCACGGTCTGGGTGGAGTTTATCGATACTTCCCAGTCCATCTGATGGTATAACCGGGCATCCTCATAGTCGCGTTTGCGGCGCTCCCAGCGTTCATGATCGCGGCGATAATCGTGCATATCTTCTTCCCAGCGCCTGTGATCGCGTATGAAATCCGGGTCGTTGGACCGGCTGCCGTCCACCTCATCATATTTGTGAGCGCCAAAGATGCCGAGCTTGCGCTCGTTTGGATCAGGCTCATGCGGTCGGCTGGGCTCGGACTCGCTAAAAGACGCCAAAGGTGAAGTGCAGCATCGAGGTGAATTGGCGCTGTAGTCCGTCTGAGTCGTATATGCCGCTACATCCACTACCGCCAGGGCGCGCGCTCCATCGGCTGCTTTGCGAATCTTTACTATATCGTTGCTGTCCAGGTTGCCTTCTTTTTGATGCAGCAGAGCCATATATACGAGTTCCTTGAGGTCCTGACGGCCTACACATTCAAAGCCGGTCTGTGCAGCCAGTGCCGAAGTCATCTTGCCCGCCAGATCGTCGATAGCCGCAGTAGGTATCTTGTCGCCACGGTCTCCGGCGCGGGCAATCACAATCATCTGGCGATACTTACCCAGATCGGTAAGGTTTGTCGTAGACAGGGCTTGGGGCATTGAATCGACCGACGGGTATTCGGCAAGAAAACTCTTCAACTGCCGCGCACATGGAGCGATGACTGCGCTTACCGTGCGCGTACTGCCGGTCTCTTTTACAATAGATTGCTTTTCAGCCCCACACTCGTCGCTGCTTTCATCCGAGTCAAGCCAGGAGCGCATTGCCGCAGGTAAATCCGGTAAGACCGGCTTGCCGTTTTCGCCGAGAGCGGCTTTGTTGATGATATACAACAGGTCCATGTCCGGGTCGATACTCTCCGTGCCCGAGCCAAGTGAAACAAACTGCCAGTCGATAGTGTCGCAGCCCGGCCTTAATTGGCGCGATATCCAGTCTTCCGCAAGCTGCTTACCCGCGTTCGAGATTACACAGAGCCTTTTTACCTGAAATCTGTCCAGTATGCTGCCGCGTTCTTCCAGGCGCATCGAGTCCAGATCGGATTTGCAGAGCCTGTCGAGTTCCCAATCCAGCCACTTCTCATTGGGAGCGCTTACTATTATATCCCAGCCGTTTCGCCCCGAAGCTTTAGCGGCATAAAGCAGCACCTCAGCCGAATCGACCGCTGCAGGCGGGCAAGGCAACAGCTTCTTCTCTTCGTCTATCAATCGCCGGGCCTTCTCGCGGTCGACCACAAAGAGCAGGCTGTCTTTATCCTTGAGGCGGCTTTTCTCGATCAGCAGGTTAGTGGTCGCCATATAGGTCTCGTTGCGCACGCCGAGCCTGAATACATACTTGCTTATTGATTCCGACTTCTCGGTGGTGACGACACTGATCCGGTGCTCACGCAGGATTCGCGAGACAGTTACTTTCGACGCATACGCGCCAGGCAGCGCCGACACCAGGACCATTATTGATATTATTAAATAACGACAGCGCATCGCCTTGCCCTCCCTCAGAAACAGTTGAGAGCGGAGAGTGGAGAGCCAAGAGCCCGGAACTACTACCGCTCGGTTAGTGATCGAGTGCGATATTCGCAAGAGAGTTCAGTTCTCCGGGAAACAAGCTTTATACTTCGCGGGCGAATGCCCCGAAGGTTGGTCTTCTTTCGAGGCTGCTTCGGCACAATCGTATCCGAAGCATATTTGTGCGGAGAGAACTGAACTCATTCATATTCGCGTTATGTCTATATGTAATGATAGACGCGCTCACTTTTGATTTCTTTCCAATAGCTTTCATGGTTTCGACCGGCCAGCGGTAAAACTTATACACTGCGTTGGCACATTGTGGGTGAAGCATTTGCTGCGAGATTTGAAAAGCCGGCCTAATGCGACCGGCAAATGCTTCACCCCTACATTGCAACCTGCCTGTTTCGGTCATGGAGGGAGGAACGATATAAAACGAGAAGAAGTCCATGTATGTTTGTCCTGACTTATATTAGTCGTAGAGGCACAAATTGCTTTTTATACAGAGGAAATCATTATGATTGATCTATCAGAACGAATCGGTGAGAGGTTCGTAAAAATGTCACGCGACCAGATCGAGGCGTTTCAGTCCGAAGCGCTGCCCAGGACGGTCGCGCAGGCGGCAAAGTCGCCGTGGTATGCATCCAAATTCAAAGAAATTGGGCTCGAGCCCGGCGATATAAAGTCCAGAGACGATATTTCCCGCCTGCCTTTTACTTCAAAAGACGACTTGCGCAAGAGCTATCCGACCGGGCTGCTGACGGTGGACCCGCTGGATATTATCCGAATGCACACATCCAGCGGGACCACGGGCAAACCCACCGCCATCTGCCATACGGCGCAGGATGTCGCGAACTGGGCGGAATTGATGGCTCGCTCACTCTACATCGGCGGCGCAAGGCCCAATGATGTGTTCCAGAACATGTCCGGCTATGGCCTCTTTTCCGGCGGCCTGGGTCTGCACTACGGCGCCGAGAGGCTGGGCATGTGGGTAATCCCGGCGGGGCCTGGAAACACCGCTCGCCAGATAATGCTCATCCGTGATTTTCATGTTACAGTGATCCACGCGACTCCCAGCTACGCAATGCACGTAGCCGAGCGGATGATCGCCGAAGGTGACGACCCGAAGAGCCTTGGGATAAAGGTCGCGGCTCTGGGAGCCGAGCCGTATACAGAAGAGATGCGCCTCAAACTCCAGGACCTCTACGGCTTCAAGGCTATGAACAGCTACGGCCTGAGCGAAATGAACGGCCCTGGCGTCGCGTTTGAGTGCAAGTATCAAAACGGCATGCACGTCTGGGAGGACTCCTACCTGGTCGAGATCATCAACCCGGAGACTTTGCAGCCGGTTGCCGAAGGCGAGGTCGGAGAGGTTGTCCTGACTAACCTGCGCCGCACCGGAATGCCCATTATCAGATACCGCACGCGGGACCTCACGCGTCTGATCACCGAGGACTGCCCGTGCGGAGTCAAACACGCACGCATGGCCAGGATGGTCGGCAGGTCGGACGACATGCTCATCATCCGCGGCGTAAATGTCTTCCCGAGCCAGATCGAAGAAGTGCTGATGCGGCACAAGTGGCTGGGCGGCAACTATGTGATAGAGCTGACCAAATCAGCCGCTCTCGACCAGATGACGATCAAAGTCGAGCTAGCCAAGGACGGTTTCGACGGGACTGTCGAGACACTGCGCAAGCTGCGCGGCCAGCTTCAGAGTCGGCTCAAGGAGCAGATAGGCTTTACGGCGGCAGTGGAAGTGGTCGAGCCCGGAAGCCTGCCCGCAAGCGAAGGCAAAGCCAAAAGAGTCGTGGATTTGAGATTGTAAATATTATATTGAGTATTCATCAGGCTAACCTGTTGGGAGAGGTAGGCATATGTATAACGAAATCAGAGTATTTGTAGAAAACAAGTCCGGCAAGCTGGCGAAGGTGGCCGGTGCGCTCGGCGATGCGGGAATTGATATCATAAACCTTGAACTTGCTGACGAAGGGCAGTTCGGCGTGTTCAAGCTCCTTACTGCCGACCCTGAAAAAGCAAAGCAGGCTCTTTCGGACGCGGGGATGACCGTCGCGTTCAACAAAGTGGCCGTTATTGAAATTGCCGATCAGCCCGGCGGGCTGGTAAAGCTGGCGAAGGCGTTGGAAAATGAGGGGATGAGCGTGCAGGATGCTTACGGATGCATCCTCGACCGGGGCAAGCGCGCGATATTCGTCATAAAGGGCGAGAACCTGGAAGCGATAGAGTCAGCCGCAAAAGGCGCGGGGCTGAAGGCTTTGGATTCGCTGCAGTAAGAGGCTACTGGTGTGACCAACGATATCAGATTCCAGGAAACAAAAGATGTTCCTATAGCAAAGCTGCGCTCACTCTTCTTGAGCGAGCAGTGGTGCGACTATTCGGTTTCCATAAGATGCATGAGTATACAAAAATGGAACTCGCCAATTCCAAGCTGACCCGCAAAATCTCTGAAGTTCGGGCTTTGTTCGGGCAGATTTAAAATCTGCGCCGAAAAGGGCCAAATGGCATCTCTGATGTCACTGCCTAACGCTTATATGCAGGCTTAGCGTTTAGCGGGATCATAGATCCCGAGATTGCCCTATAGGGGCCAGATTGCAAATCTGCCCCAACAGAGATTAGATGCGTTAGCCCTGAGTTGAGAATGCTCTATTCTGATTCCCGTATACTGCTGGAGGCACAAATGCACTACACGCTTGATGCATCTGATCTGGAGCTTATAGCAAGAGCACACGAGACGCTGAAGCGCTGCTATTGTGATCCCCGGCACACAGTGGGCGCGGCAGTCCTATGTGGTTCTGGGAATACATACACTGGTGTGAACATCGAAGCCTGTGCATATGGGCCGTGCGCTGAGCCGATCGCTTTGGGCGCTGCGTTTACCAATGCGGAAAAAGAGATCAAGACTATTGTCGCAGTCAGCTACAGCGGAAATGTTCTCTCGCCCTGCGGGAATTGTCGGCAGCTTCTTTTCGACTATGCTCCTGATGCAATGGTGATTTTCAACAACGCAGGTGAGTTTGTGAAGACCCAGGTCCGTAACCTGTTGCCTGGATCATATTCTTCAGAGCTGTAGAGAGGGTGTGCCAGACCATTTCTGGTGCTTTCAGCATGGTCAACTTCATTTATCGACATATGGCGCAGTGCCCAAGCTGACAGGTTCAGCCGAAGTGTCGTTACCGGCTGATCCTCATCGGTCTAAATACTCTTTTAGGACAACTGCTGCGTTGTGTTCAGTATCCCTTGCGGCATAGACGAGAGTGACATCCCCTTTGTCGATAAGGCCCTGCAGCTGCACCAGAGCGTCTTGATTGTCATTTAGTTCATCCATATAACGCAGACGGAATTCCTCCCATTTTTCGGGGTCATGCCCAAACCAGATTCGCAGATCAGGGCTTGGAGCCGCATCTTTCAACCAAAGAGTCAGAGCGGCTCTCTGTTTGCTGATTCCCCTTGGCCAGAGCCGCTCAACCAGCACTCGGCAGCCATCATCCGGGCTTACCGGCTCATAGACTCGCTTAAGTTTGACCATGGAATCCTCCTTCGCTTATTAAGGCGAGTTTACCCACAGTTTTGCTGACAATTCACCAGGGTAACAAAGTCAAAGAGCTGGTTTTGTCATGGTTCAAAAAGGGCGGCATGCATGGCGCTGAGATGGAAGAGACTGAAGCTGGTGAGATGACAGAAGAATAGGGCGTTTGTTAAGTCAGAGTTGCCACTCATTTTGTATCAAACGCTAATCGGCAGCTTAAGGCGTGAATAGAGCTCGATTCACGCTCAGATGAGGCAAAAAAGCTGGTAAATAAAAATGGAGCGGGAGACGAGGAACGAGATGACCGACACCAAATCCGTTCCTCGCCTGAGCATGCTTTTAAGAATTATTGAACATCCGCAATGCCGATATCAACAGGCTTGTCGCCCGCGCGCCGACAGTGAACAGCAATTATATGCTTTCCGGGTGTAAGAGCCGATGATGCGCAGGTGAATGCCGGAAGCAGCACACACTGCCCATAAACACCGCCAACTGCTCCGCCAACCAATTGACCATCTATATATATCTCGGTTTGGCCGCTATTAGAAATAGCAAAATATGGGTTCTTAACGGCATCTTTAATCTCGAAGCTCTGTCGCATCCAGATATCGGAGCCGGTAAAACCGGTGCGCCCTCCGTTTTCTCCAAATGGCGCCGTACCCGCTGCCCACGATGAATCGTCAAACTCCGGTTTGGACCAGTCGTCGGACGGTTTTTCCGCAACATATCGCCAGTTGCTCCCGCTTTTGGCCAGCACATATGAGACTTTGGATGAAGCATAACCATACACGCTGTTGTTGATGATGCTTGCCCACTCCGGCGGAATCTTGAAGACCTTTCTGTCATAGGTGATCAGCCCGTTTTCCTCGATTTCAACATCATAAGGCTGGGTATATATTGCGCCGCACAGACCTGAAACAATCATCGGCTTCAATCGATTTATTATGTCCTGATATGTAAAGGCAAAGTCGGCCGAATTGACTTTGCCATGCCCCCACTGCGTACCCGCCTGCCACTCATGGCCGCGAACCAAAACATTTACACCGCCAAACTCGCCGACTACGCTCGCTTTTCCCTCCTGCCTGCCGGGCAGACCCGCATAACAGTATACGTGCGCATCCGAGATGTCACCAGCGCCTTCGTCGTTGCCGCCGGTGTGCGCATTCAAAAGTCTGGACGGATCGAGGTCTTTCATCCATGTCGCGATTCGCTTCGTGTCATACATCCCCCAGCTTTCGTTGAAAAGCACCCACATTATAATCGACGGATGATTGGAATAGCTGTCGATCATCGCCTTGATTTCGGATTCAAACTGCTTGTCATATTCCGGCTGGTCGGTCTCTTTTTTGAGTATGACTGTTCGTGAGACAACATCCTGCCACACCAGCATCCCAAGCTTATCGCAGTAGTAATACCATCTGTCCGGCTCGACTTTGACGTGCTTGCGAATGGTGTTAAACCCCATTTTCTTGACTGCCTCTATGTCAAATCGAAGAGCTTCGTCGGTAGGAGCAGTGTATATGCCGTCGGGCCAAAAGCCCTGGTCAAGCACACCCAAATTGAACGTAGATTTGCCGTTGAGCATAATGCGGTCGTATCCCGAAGCATCTTTTGCTATCTGAATACTGCGCATTCCGAAGTAGCTCTTAACTGAGTCTACTGTTTTGCCGTTGCGACGCATAACCACGTTGAGGTCATAAAGGAACGGATCATCAGGCGACCATAGCCGGGCATTCGGCACCTTCAGCAGCAGCAGCTTATCGGCCGGACCGGTCACGCTGCCGACCTTGACGCCGCCTGCCAGCGCAGTGGCCTCTATTTGGTAACCTTCAGATGATCCCTCTACATTCACTTTGAGATTCAAGGCCCCGGCGGCAATATCAGGAACCATTTTGATGTCTGAAATATAGGTCTTGGGGAGAGGTTCCAGCCAGGCAGTTTGCCAGATCCCGCTTGTGCTGGTATACTTGGCGCCCGAAGGAACTAAAGCCTGTTTGCCGAGCGCGGCATATACGGAATTTGTCGGGTCCCAGACGCTGAGCTTTATCTCGTTGTTACCCGGCTTGACGGCATCCGTAATATCAAATGTAAACGGATCGTAGCCGCCTTTGTGCTCACCAATGAGCTTATTATTAATGTATACCTGGCACTGCCAATCAACTGCTCCAAAGTGCAAAAGCAGACGGTGTTTGCCATCCAGCCATGCCGATTTGGCCTCAATATCTCGTCGATACCAGAGGCGCTGATCGGGCTGCAATGCCTTTTTTACACCGGACAGGGACGATTCTATTCCAAACGGCACGAGGATCTTGCCGTCCCAGTTCTGAGGGCATGGCGCATCTTTTGCCGTTTCCGAATAGTCCCAAAGCCCGTTCAGATTTTGCCAGTCTGTTCTCTCCATCTGCGGACGAGGATACTCCGGCAGAGTGTTCGCCGGGTCTACCTTATCTGACCATGGGGTTGGAATATTGCAAGGAGCCGGCTTCCAAGCGCTTTGAGCCGGATAACCAGGCGCTGCACTAAGAAGAGTTGCGGCTATTATGCCGATCTGACCATACATTAAAATGTTCATTCTCCGCATTTACCCTCGTTTCATAACATGAGCTGCACGATTATAGCAGCGCGGCAGTAATGCCGCAATGTTCAAAATTGCTATTTTGCTGCTCTCTCAGGCGCAACCTGAAACCTGGTCGTAACCGGATAAAGCAAAGCTCCGGAAACAAGCTTTATACTTCGCGGGCGAATGCCCCGAATGTTGGTCTTCTTGAGTTATTTCGGGAGACCCTCCCCCGAAACGCCTCTGGTGCAGCAAGGTATCGGGGCAGGGCAAAACGCGCCCTCACCCACAAGGGTAAGAGCGCGTATGGATAGTGCAAGTCAAAGAAAGACTAATCATTTGTTAGTGTGCGGATTACTTTGCAGGGATTGCCGACAGCTAAACTATTGGGAGGAATGTCTTTTGTAACGACACTGCCTGCGCCGATTACACAATTATCACCGATAGTTACCCCCGGCAATATAATAGCTCCTGCGCAAATCCACACATTGTCACCAATATTTACCGGGTGGGTATACTCCAATCCTGCCAAACGTTGTTTAACACCCATCGCATGTTCTTCTGTTATAATGCAGACATTTGGTGCAATGAATACGTTATTTCCAATTGTAATCTTACCACTGTCCATAAGCTTGCAATTGACATTGAGAAAAAAATTATCGCCCACCGTCGTATTGTATCCATAAGTGCAAAAAAGCGGTTGCTCCACAACGCAGTTATCTCCAGTCTTGCCTAACAACTCGCGTATAGCAATTTGCCGCGCATCGCGGTCTAGTGGATTTAATTTGTTGTAAGCATATAACTTTTTAATGGTAATATCGCGATCTGATACAAGCTCAGGGTCACCGGGCTGATATAACATTCCTGCATGCGATTTTTCTTTTTCCGTCACAATGAACTCTCCTCACACACACAAACTAATTAATCAATATTCAATATAAAGTTCAGCTCAATGCAATTTATCTCAAAATTCCCGCGTTGTCAATGTTCCTCGACGGTTTAGCAGGAGTATCGGTTTGAGTTATTTCGGGAGAGAATCTCCCGAAATAACTCTAGTGCAGCAAGGTATCGGGACAGGGGTGTCCCGATACAACGGGGCTTATTCCGTGCACCCAAAGCAGAGAGAGTTCAGTGTTCCGGGAAACAAGATTTATACTTCGCGGGCGGATGCCCCGAAGGTTAGTCTTCTATGAAGGCTGCTTCGGCACAATCGTATCCGAAGCATATTCGTGCGCAGAGAATTGAACTGATTCAAAGCAGAGAGTGTAGTTGACGTTGGGAATTCAGAGGTGTTAACATTGAGCAAAAGCACGTACATTAAAATGGAGCGGGAGACGAGGCTCGAACTCGCGACATCCAGCTTGGAAGGCTAGCGCTCTACCAACTGAGCTACTCCCGCACCAACCAATGAGATTTTATCATCGGATGCAGCGGATGTCAATATTACATTGAAGCTCGGAGTTGATAGGTACGACTGTCCGGCGGCTTCGGCAGCAAGGTCAGTCAAAATCATAACGTTGAATAAACGAACCCTGATAGGTGGCGATCTCCGAATCGTCACCTTAATGCCAAATCGGGGTCTCCGAACCCCACAACCTTTGCTTGCAATAGCCGGATTCGGAGATCCGGCACTGGTTCTCGGATAAGGATTCGGAGATCCTTACCCATCATAGCTTCGCTGATAGTTTGTTCGTCCTGTATTAGCATTCGTGGTATCATGTGTCAC encodes:
- a CDS encoding phenylacetate--CoA ligase, with protein sequence MIDLSERIGERFVKMSRDQIEAFQSEALPRTVAQAAKSPWYASKFKEIGLEPGDIKSRDDISRLPFTSKDDLRKSYPTGLLTVDPLDIIRMHTSSGTTGKPTAICHTAQDVANWAELMARSLYIGGARPNDVFQNMSGYGLFSGGLGLHYGAERLGMWVIPAGPGNTARQIMLIRDFHVTVIHATPSYAMHVAERMIAEGDDPKSLGIKVAALGAEPYTEEMRLKLQDLYGFKAMNSYGLSEMNGPGVAFECKYQNGMHVWEDSYLVEIINPETLQPVAEGEVGEVVLTNLRRTGMPIIRYRTRDLTRLITEDCPCGVKHARMARMVGRSDDMLIIRGVNVFPSQIEEVLMRHKWLGGNYVIELTKSAALDQMTIKVELAKDGFDGTVETLRKLRGQLQSRLKEQIGFTAAVEVVEPGSLPASEGKAKRVVDLRL
- a CDS encoding ACT domain-containing protein, with translation MYNEIRVFVENKSGKLAKVAGALGDAGIDIINLELADEGQFGVFKLLTADPEKAKQALSDAGMTVAFNKVAVIEIADQPGGLVKLAKALENEGMSVQDAYGCILDRGKRAIFVIKGENLEAIESAAKGAGLKALDSLQ
- a CDS encoding cytidine deaminase, with protein sequence MHYTLDASDLELIARAHETLKRCYCDPRHTVGAAVLCGSGNTYTGVNIEACAYGPCAEPIALGAAFTNAEKEIKTIVAVSYSGNVLSPCGNCRQLLFDYAPDAMVIFNNAGEFVKTQVRNLLPGSYSSEL
- a CDS encoding DUF488 domain-containing protein, which translates into the protein MVKLKRVYEPVSPDDGCRVLVERLWPRGISKQRAALTLWLKDAAPSPDLRIWFGHDPEKWEEFRLRYMDELNDNQDALVQLQGLIDKGDVTLVYAARDTEHNAAVVLKEYLDR
- a CDS encoding glycoside hydrolase family 2 TIM barrel-domain containing protein, which produces MNILMYGQIGIIAATLLSAAPGYPAQSAWKPAPCNIPTPWSDKVDPANTLPEYPRPQMERTDWQNLNGLWDYSETAKDAPCPQNWDGKILVPFGIESSLSGVKKALQPDQRLWYRRDIEAKSAWLDGKHRLLLHFGAVDWQCQVYINNKLIGEHKGGYDPFTFDITDAVKPGNNEIKLSVWDPTNSVYAALGKQALVPSGAKYTSTSGIWQTAWLEPLPKTYISDIKMVPDIAAGALNLKVNVEGSSEGYQIEATALAGGVKVGSVTGPADKLLLLKVPNARLWSPDDPFLYDLNVVMRRNGKTVDSVKSYFGMRSIQIAKDASGYDRIMLNGKSTFNLGVLDQGFWPDGIYTAPTDEALRFDIEAVKKMGFNTIRKHVKVEPDRWYYYCDKLGMLVWQDVVSRTVILKKETDQPEYDKQFESEIKAMIDSYSNHPSIIMWVLFNESWGMYDTKRIATWMKDLDPSRLLNAHTGGNDEGAGDISDAHVYCYAGLPGRQEGKASVVGEFGGVNVLVRGHEWQAGTQWGHGKVNSADFAFTYQDIINRLKPMIVSGLCGAIYTQPYDVEIEENGLITYDRKVFKIPPEWASIINNSVYGYASSKVSYVLAKSGSNWRYVAEKPSDDWSKPEFDDSSWAAGTAPFGENGGRTGFTGSDIWMRQSFEIKDAVKNPYFAISNSGQTEIYIDGQLVGGAVGGVYGQCVLLPAFTCASSALTPGKHIIAVHCRRAGDKPVDIGIADVQ
- a CDS encoding sugar O-acetyltransferase → MTEKEKSHAGMLYQPGDPELVSDRDITIKKLYAYNKLNPLDRDARQIAIRELLGKTGDNCVVEQPLFCTYGYNTTVGDNFFLNVNCKLMDSGKITIGNNVFIAPNVCIITEEHAMGVKQRLAGLEYTHPVNIGDNVWICAGAIILPGVTIGDNCVIGAGSVVTKDIPPNSLAVGNPCKVIRTLTND